CTCACCATTCAAGTTGAAACAGCATTCAGGAGACATGACTGACACCCTCTTTCCTGTCAGAGAAATTATACTCTCAAAGGAAGGACTTGCTTGCATCataaagaccaatcacaaaacaaagcaagctaatttacagGTTATGGGAGGTGACAAAAGCTCCTGCTGAGACAACCACACATAATCAGCACTTGAAGAATTCAGTCTTCAAGTGATGTGTAATGTGTAATTGGATCCTTAGTTTCTCAGCTGAGCAGATGGAGTGGCCCTGattgccttctctctttccctctgctgCACATGGATGGGATGAGTCTGGTAGGAGGATAGTGGAAGGAGTGAgtaggtgagtgggtgggtgagttTGATGAAACAGTCTTCTCCCCAGATGTAATAGGTAGCCTGCTTCTGTCTTCATAACCAATTAAAGTGACAGCAACCATATGACAGAGCCATAACTCGCTATTATTAGGTAACTGTATGGTCATAATAAGACAGATGTAAACCATAAGAGAACATGATCCATGATCATGATCTCTTTTGCTGGTCAACAGCCTGCCAGATGGGCaatgaagagaaggaaaggctTGAGAGTGAGAAACTAGAAGAAGACAACTGAAGCAAATGGTGGAAACACCATGGCATCCTCATGAAGACTCTGCattattttcattcctttttgtttttcagacaatcagcaaaagcaagaaaaggaaaatgggggCAAAGACCTAGAACATGACATGAAAACTGTACCAGAActagaggaaaaaaagaactctCCTGAAGGAACTGTGAGGGAAGAACAAGGTCTGAAGGAAGAAGGATTTAAGAGACAGGCAGAAGGAGATGAGACATGGCACTCAGAAGGGAAACCACATGGGGGAACCAGCCACCTTCAAGACATTGCTCAGGGGGATCCTTGGAATGAAGCccataacaaagaaagaaagaagggagatgATAAAAGAACTGAGGAGGATGGCAGCAGCAAGAGAAATGGCCATGACAAAGAAGAAAGCAAGGACAAGAAACACAGTGAAGATGAGAGACATGAGGGTCCAGATGAAAAACCCGTTTCTTTAATAGAAAAAGGAGTTGAGGGTGATTACAAGCACTCTGGGGGCCAAAGGTCCTTGGAAGAAATTGTACGTAGCCAAGAAGAGAGAGATGAAGAAagcaaggaagaggaagatgctgaagaggaggaggaggaggaagaagaagaggaaagccgTGAAAAATACCACCATAGTTTTCATCGAGAATATGAGGACTCCTCTGAGAGGGAAGAGGCTGACCCAGAGAAACAAGGCCGCAAGCCAAGGCATTACCATAGGAAACCAAGGCTGGGCAGTTCCTCTGAATACAGAAGACATCATCATGATGAGAAGAAGGACTCCCCTAAGGAGTCGAGTGAGGAAGAACGTGAATTCTGGGACAAAAGGAGCCACTACCCTAAACATTATTATGAGACAGGCCGTCATTCTGAGGAGAAAAGAAACTCCAATGAGATTCGTGACTCTGAAGAAATGGAGGGAACTAAACAGTATCGGGACAGATGGCAGCACAGCAGAGAGGACAACGAAGAAGATGATATGAGGCACCACAGCAAcgaagaggaagagaaacagtACCACTATGAGAGAAAAAGATTCCCAGATGAACCAGAAAGGGAGATAAGACATCGTAATAAGCTCAGGGAGGATACTGTAGGCAAGCCACACAATTATGGCAGTAGAGATGAGAAGAGGTATCAGCTACAGTTGGAGGATATGCCAAAGCCACAGAAtattgagagagagaatgaggagcAGACACTTGAGAGCCTCGAAGAGGGTCCCAGTGAAGAAAAAAGACATTCTGATGAGGAAGAACTGGGAACAAGACATCACAGCGAGCAGGAGAAGCACCTTCCAAACAAAAGGACACTTCTGATAGAAGAAGGCTATCCAAGAAGCCATTATCTGGTACAGAATCTGAAACGAGCAGTAGCCCCATATCTCCCATACTACCAACAACTCAGATGGAAGAATAGGCATGCTGAAAAGAAAGATGATCTCAGCAATCCATATTTGGAAAGCGAGGAAGAACTTGGGTCTCGTTTGAGTGAACGGGAATTCTTTCCTGAATATAATGACTACGATTTGTGGGCAAAGAAGCAACTGATGGAAGGGCTGAATCACAAGCATCATGAGAGCAGCCCTCTTGAACGGAGCCACAAATTTGATGTGAAAAGACAGTACAACAAGATGGATGAACTTGCCCATCTGTTGAGTAACCGGAAGAAATCTGTGGAATTTCCAGAATTGTACAGTTCTAAGGAAGATGTGAAAAGGGGGCACATCATAAGAAACAGTGAGGCCAAACTCAGTCAGAGGCCTTTGACCCAAGAtgaggtatgtatgtatgtatgtatgtatgtatgtatgtatgtatgtatgtatgtatgtatgtatgtatgtatgtatgtatgtatgtatgtatgtatgtatgtatgtatgtatgtatgtgtgtgtgtgtgtgtgtgtgtgtgtgtgtgtgtgtgtgtgtgtgtgtgtgtgtgtgtgtgtgtgtacagtatctatctatctatctatctatctatctatctatctatctatctatctatctatctatctatctatctatctatctatctatctatctatctatctatctatctatctatcgcctGACTAGTGGCAAGTCTATACTCTCAGGACctataaaagaaataaacaaagataCACAATAGATAGTAAATGAAAAAACTCACCCTCCCCAAACCCAATTATCTAAGAAACCACACAACTGCCAAGATGGCAGAAATAAGAGTAACTGTTTATGATATTGTAagaaaatatcatagaaattagttttggttttaaaaattgtactttCATCCCAACAGTATAGCAGTGGAAATTATCACTGTCACATACAAGGCAATCCACTGTCCCTCTTTTCAAAGCATACAGTGGCAATCTGGAAAGCATGATTGGCATTTACAGAGTCCTGTCTGTTCACATTTGACATCCAAATAGCAGAGAGAGCCAGCACTGTGTTCCATTTCATAATCTGGCTTTGGCTGGCTTTCATGTGGTCCTTAGCTGCCCTCAGATATCAGTTACATGTGTGCCTTAATGGAATGGCACAGTTTTGCTGAAGTCACTCCATGTTTCTTCTGCAGAAATAAACATGTATTCTACACTGGAATCTTTAAGGGAAAAGCTTTGCTTATTAAAACTTAAGAGCCTGGAGAATTTTTCCAATGGGAACATGTCTCATTGAGGTCAATGGAACTTTATCTCCCAAACAGGGACAGCTTCTGACTGGGATGTGGTAGTGATGCCTCCCTTAATTCTGAAGTGTGGTGTCCCTCCATCTCAGTTCATGAACTGCCCAGGCTCTGAAGTAAACATGTATGGTGCCCTTTTCTCCTGTTGGGCCATGGGAAAGTACATTTCAAATTAAACTGAATATCTTTAATTTCTCTCTTGCATTAGTAGTATTTGCTTAAGGCACAAAAAAGGGCCAGAGAAGTGTATATACTGGCATGTACCCTGCTCATTTCAGTCAGGTTACTGTGTGTCAAAGACAAGGCTAGACaatcttcctttttttcatttttctttttttactgtcaAGGGGTTTTCTCGGGGCCACGAGCTGAGGTGGACAGGGCAGTACGGAAGGACCTCCACCTCACTGTTTCTCATATCCTTTTCtcttattggccagaatccagagAGGCCCATGCCCATTTAAACCTTCCCCACATGAGGTGGGAGAAGAGAGGCCGataacttttctctctcccttcatcTTTCGGTTAGCTCTTGTGGGGTGCTGCTTGAGGAACACAAAAGCGGAGGTGGAATGCCTGTGTAAGTGAGTGGTAGTTTGGAGTCCAGCTTTTGCCTTTCTTTTGGATCAAAATAGACCTGTTTTTAAACCACATCATGGCTTTGTCAAAAATGTGGTGGGGCCACTGAGGGACAGAAGAGGCTGCATCCAGTGTATAGACAGCCACTTTCCCTACTTTACCCTGAATTAATCCTGTTTTAATACTGTGTGCACATAGTTAACCGTTTGTGGGCCAATGCCTTTAATGTCCCTTAACCTTATTTTTGCCTTCATTTTCAGGCATTTTTCCCAGGACTCTCTATGCATTTTATTGCTTTCTATTGAGGCTCTTCCATCATTTGGATTAGTGCCAATCTATTACACtccttggctgcagagaacattgGGGGCTTTTGACAGCTCTGGGATTAATTTAGATTAGCTAAAGACATGTAGAGTGCACCTGAATTCTATAGTTACGGTGGCTTGATAAGGCATGCTACCACTGTGACTGGTGGAGGTCCATCCtaaggaatgctgggatttgtggTTTCGTAAGGGAGTCAGGATACCCCACTGCAGTTCAGGGAGTGCATTAAACCTCATGAGCAGACAATTCTCAATgcttcaccaaactacaaatctcagGGTTCCATAGGATGGATTCATTGTAGTTAAAGTTCCATCATAGTCTTGTAACTCTGTAGTTAAAGTTCCATCACAGTCTTGTAACTATAACTCTGTAGTGCAAATGCCTACTGCCATAAATTGCAcacaccccccccaaacatgataACATTTTCAGCCTCACAAGGCCAATTTGATCTTTAAGTGGAAGTCTACTTCTTCATAAACTCTGGCCACTGGGATAATTAATCCAGAACTGTGAGCCTCCTTTTAGGACAGCACTTCCCCCCTTATGATATTTACTGTTACACAACCGATAAGGTTTCTATAAGGCTGTAACTCTTTCTCCCAAGCGACAAATTCTGACTTTAAATATCACGCAAGGCTTGTACAGTATGTTTCTCTGAAAACACTGAACAAGCAATTATGATGTAACAACATAGCCAGCATACTATAAATtgctactgggggggggggcatcagctCTTTTACATTGCCTTGCTCTTTACACAGTGCCAAGAATTCCAGGCACTAAACACACTGCTGTATGGAAATGTTGGTGATTTCAAAGTGAGCCTAAAGAAATATTAAGATGAAATTTGATAATTTGCAAAATTTAATTAGCAACTGGACCCCGATTTCTAGATTTAACTGCAGCTTCCCCCAAATGCTCAGAATGTTGATGGAGTTCCAAGAAATGCTTCAGAACAAATTCACAACGTGATCTTACGCAACTGATGTGCTGACTTGTGTTACAGTCCCATGGTGTCATGGAACAGAAGTTGGCCTCTGTGCCTAGAAATAATCAATGAACCGGAGGAGTGTAAGAGCAGCTGTGTTGGATTAGACCAAAGCCCTATCTAGTCAAGCATTCTGTTCACACGGTAACCAACCAGATGTGAATGGGAAGCACACAAGCAAGGCATGAGCACAAAAATGCCTTCCAGCTCATCCCCAGCAACTCTTCTTGTGAGGCATACCGCTTCCAGTACTGGAGCATTCCCATGTGCCTCTTACCTCTGTGACTATTAGTCATTGCCAGCCTTGTCACCCATGAAATATGCTTATTGGATTAGAAAAAAATGAGTTGAACATGCAACTATATTGACAAATGATGGAGGAAATGTTCTGGGATGGGGACAGTCTGATTTGCATTGTTTTGCATTGACTACATGAGGTATGATttaatgtgaatcagcccagttTTCCCTTCTGTCACTGGAGTTTCTCCTTTCTTTAGAATgaaatgcatttgcatcagttcagatgGTGTGATCCCTCATACTGATGGGTGATCAGAAAAGCTGGCTCTCCCAGCTTCCTAGTTTAAGGTGGGGAAAGAGGAAGTAAAGCGGCATTCACGGGAGTGTCATTTCCCCTCAAACAAGCACCCCTTTATctccaaatcatttttaaaagtttggtgCTAGCACCAATGCACTAAGGCAGCTGAGACTCAGTCTCTCCATCACATCCTGAAACAGTTTGCGGACAAGGACTTATGATCagggctttcctcctcctcctcttctcttccctGGTCCCTGCTTAGTTTTAATATCTCACTTGATTAAGAGATAATATTCCACAAAAGTTGCACACTTTGTTGTGCCTCTGCAGTTGGTCTGTCCTGTAAATGTGCCACCTCattatggattttggaatttgttttgtgcCAACACAATCATCCTAACTTTTCTTTGTTTGTAAGTGTAGAATGCATAATCCTAAACATTTCCCTATGGGAAGTTTTGCCTTCTATTTCTTTTGAAAGTAATCATTCTCAGTTAGTcataacaaatatttttttaaaatctcttatgCTTATATTTGATAGatttacacacactctctcagaaTTCCTGCAATTGTTTACAACAGTGAAATATCATAGTATGGCAATTTAAAACAAAGGCATAAAATCTACAGCACAATGGTGGCGGGGAGCAGGAAAATTTAAAGGATCAAAATAAGCACTAATCCACAGTTTCcaagaaaatgttttcagatggatttttgtctgtttgtttttggtgttacTTAGCCAGATGACACCCAATTTGAGTTTCTTTATACCTTCTCCCAAAGCTTCACATTAAATGGTAGAAGGAGTAAGAGAGATCCTTATAATATAGAGGCTGAAAAAGTTCTTTCTTTGTACTATATGCtcggtgggggattctgggaattgtagatgAAAAAAACCAATGttttcaagacctgagcaggattAACCCCATGGAATAAAATCACTGCCTCTATGAACCATCTTTTACAATCTCTCCATATCAGGCAGAATCATGGTCTGGAGTGTCACCAGTACTCAATCTGGTCAGTTGAGGTAGGAGGATTTGATGGTATTGATGGCTGCTAAGATGCTCAAGAAAATCAATAGGATCATGCTGTGAGACTGTTAATATGTGCAAATGAAACAGGGCCAGATGTAGTTTAGTtccaccttgggggggggggaagcagcagtaTGCAAAAAGTTACATTCACGTGCAACCCAAATATTCGTAATCAGGACTAATCTAAACCTTTCATGTCACGATTCACACCAATTTGCTCTGCCACTCTTCTCAGGAGAAAGAACTGGAAAATCTGGCGGCTATGGATTTGGAACTGCAGAAGATAGCAGAGAAATTCAACAGCAACCGGAGGGGATGAATCGTGCCTGTTGCTTCGATGGGTGTGTCCAAGTGGAGATTTATTTGCGGTATCCTCTATTAACTGGCGACACCACTGCCCTGCATGGTGTTCCCCTACCCTTCTGTGTCAGAAATGCCGTCTACTACCCTGTGAATGTATGATTTACACATGTACGTGCAAGCATTTTTCTGTTCCAAATTTGCTAGGAAGATCAGTCAGCATGAATTCTAGCATATAGATTCCTGtgtaaaaaaaagacatttttaaaatgtgtgtagaAATAATTGTGTTTGTGCTCTTTCAAAATGTATTGTCTTCATTTGACACAATAAAAATCACATTGTCCACAATATGACATGCGTGCCATCTCCATTAGTCTGTTAAGCCCAATGGTGGCTTACTGTATGATGTTGCTAAAAGAGTAACAACATTTAACACAACTAAGTCTAATATgaagcattgttttgttttacttcccGTGTTTTAAAGACCCCTGTTGATCCATAAAATGCATTATGATATTCACCCAATGGTGACTTTAGGAGAGGAAATAGGACCAGAGCATGCCCAGCACCTTTGCACAATCAGCTCACAGTACTAATAAGGAACATTTGCCTGATATTTGGTCCAGTTATGGCCAAGTGGGCAACCAGATGGTGTGGGCTCTGGTCGACAAAAAGGTTTAGGGTTTGTGGAATGAAAAGCTGTACAAAAccatcaaaataaaatgaaatagttaTGTGAATGTTTTGAATGTCACAAAACCCAGAGGATTTAAACCCATGCAGAAAGTAGAAATGACTGGGCCTCATTAAATCAAGCGGAACTTAATTCTGTGTAAACATGCATAAGATGGACTTCTAGTGTGttatagcaaacaaacaaacaaacaaacaaacaaataaataaatagcagaaaCACACTGTGCTTTTGAAGGTTTCCATTACTTTTCACCTTCAGTTCTTTGATGGCTGAAAAACCTATCAGCAGAACCTGTGACTCATCAAGGTATGTATCAAAAGAAATGAGTAAAGAGCACAGATGTACGCGAGTCCCTATCCGTTTGTTATTAAGAACTCTTAGTAGCCAAGTTAAGCCCAGTGATAAACtgctgggatttttttgtttttctcccccatatGACAATTTGTATTCTCACTGTAATAAAGGAGTCACTGATCTGAACATATGACTAGGTgtcaggccttctctgtggtggccccctCTTTATGAAATGTTTTATCTGTGGAGGTGTGCCATGTCTATTTCCTCCTAATAACCAGGAAGCACACAAAAACTTTGATTTTCGGGGAGGCATTTCAGGATATCCTGCCTTTATAAATCATTAGCCATTTAATTTTATGGATTATACTCTCTATCCTTTATCTTGTCCATTACTGCCATCTTGATTTTTAAAGAGGATATAGATatatcttattttatatttttgtgatATAGATatatcttattttatatttttagttgGGTGATTTGGCTCctctttgtatgtttattttaccATTGGAAACCACTCAGAAACCTTTAATGGTattaaaatctaataaataataaaagggaATGGGAAGAGAATTCTGGGTTgaatatgttaacttccctggcTGTTTCATTAAAGGAAAATTGTTGTCTTCAACTGGCTCAAATAGACAGAAGGCAGTAAAACTAAA
The Pogona vitticeps strain Pit_001003342236 chromosome 1, PviZW2.1, whole genome shotgun sequence genome window above contains:
- the CHGB gene encoding secretogranin-1 produces the protein MVPSVAFLSLLGAAALAGVQLAPVEKEDHAEEIVTRCIVEVLLNGLSKANAPPINPQCKELLRKNNQQKQEKENGGKDLEHDMKTVPELEEKKNSPEGTVREEQGLKEEGFKRQAEGDETWHSEGKPHGGTSHLQDIAQGDPWNEAHNKERKKGDDKRTEEDGSSKRNGHDKEESKDKKHSEDERHEGPDEKPVSLIEKGVEGDYKHSGGQRSLEEIVRSQEERDEESKEEEDAEEEEEEEEEEESREKYHHSFHREYEDSSEREEADPEKQGRKPRHYHRKPRLGSSSEYRRHHHDEKKDSPKESSEEEREFWDKRSHYPKHYYETGRHSEEKRNSNEIRDSEEMEGTKQYRDRWQHSREDNEEDDMRHHSNEEEEKQYHYERKRFPDEPEREIRHRNKLREDTVGKPHNYGSRDEKRYQLQLEDMPKPQNIERENEEQTLESLEEGPSEEKRHSDEEELGTRHHSEQEKHLPNKRTLLIEEGYPRSHYLVQNLKRAVAPYLPYYQQLRWKNRHAEKKDDLSNPYLESEEELGSRLSEREFFPEYNDYDLWAKKQLMEGLNHKHHESSPLERSHKFDVKRQYNKMDELAHLLSNRKKSVEFPELYSSKEDVKRGHIIRNSEAKLSQRPLTQDEEKELENLAAMDLELQKIAEKFNSNRRG